Proteins from a genomic interval of Zingiber officinale cultivar Zhangliang chromosome 2A, Zo_v1.1, whole genome shotgun sequence:
- the LOC122042879 gene encoding paired amphipathic helix protein Sin3-like 4, whose protein sequence is MGSQLKRPNVPRADLLGQTHMAPAPAAVGSTPKLTTNDALAYLKAVKDIFHDKREKYDEFLEVMKDFKSQRIDTNGVILRVKELFKGHRDLILGFNTFLPKGYEIKLPEEKKPVEFEEAIDFVNKIKNRFENDEHVYKSFLDILNMYRRENKSIHEVYEEVAALFQNHQDLLEEFTHFLPDASAISASHHGYAGRAFGRRDDRSSIMCSSRHFHVDKRDRAYTSHADRDFSVDRPEIEHDKKRRRPEKERDRKPDSDRKDDERDEKDLEHDSGDLDSIQHRQKSSFRRADDSIAEQVQPGADGPENIDMYSISSSIIDDKNALKSVYTREFNFCEKVKEKLHSDTYQEFLKCLHIYSKEIINRTELKNLVNDILGKYPDLMEGFHEFLAHCENIDGFLEGVFNKRHMARPIKIGDKDKERDQDMVEREKDGERERNTERERVDKAILQKTTLFTSKEKYNLWKPISELDLSNCQRCTPSYRLLPKNYPIPPTSHRTELGESVLNDVWVSVTSGSEDYSFKHMRKNQYEESLFRCEDDRFEMDMLLESVNTTTRRVEELLEMMQDPVKSENPIHIEDHLTYLNLRCIERLYGDHGLDVMDILRKNASLALPVILTRLKQKQEEWSRCHSDFNKVWAEIYAKNYHKSLDHRSFYFKQQDSKNLSTKILLSEIKEINDKMKKEDDILHAVAAKNRHPIIPNMEFKYADVDIHEDLYQIIKYSSGEVCTSSDQLDKVMKLWSTFLEPLLGVPNRNQIVDGQDVKSKRRAAKSAVTGLAENNVSPGTTKQCNGDGNNLHEQAGPFRTGLVNGDGTSTHDVDRGAHRGENHVNSNPIQVRVQDNSISDEGSRAVVQNVPAEHLPGGNNVASRAEVHPRTNQENTSGITAASLRTMHLGTEMLMEHQATSELLPSLEVGHSGKPGISANGGVTVECNKNLRREGSASLDNLKIEREEGELSPTGDFEEDNFVAFEDAAVTTATEQKNTSNAEVDDEDEESAQRSTEISENASEAGEDASGSESGNGEECSHEDREEDDDAEHDDQDAKAESEGEADGMIEVHDADGEITSLPYSERFINTVKPLARHVPATLHDNHDTSSCIFYGNDSFYVLFRLHQILYERILSAKTNSSTAENKWRTCKDSNPPDLYAKFTSALYNLLDGSADNTKFEDDCRSIIGTQSYVLFTLDKLIFKVIKQLQAIASDEMDNKLLHLYLYEKSRAGRSFDVVYHENARILLHDENTYRFECISQSSDVIRLSIQLMDYGHEKPEVTAVSIDPNFSCYLYGEFLSSVSVRKGLHGAFLRRNKRKYGSADEYSTTCKAMKGIQVLNGLECKVSCSSSKVSYVLDTEDLLFRVRKRRRYSSRGMILSNQAHSVQVNDSKVQRFHNFISSFMTSS, encoded by the exons ATGGGTTCTCAGCTCAAGCGACCAAACGTTCCTCGAGCAGATCT ACTGGGGCAAACTCATAtggcaccagcaccagcagctgTAGGTAGTACTCCCAAGCTCACAACTAACGATGCCCTAGCATATTTGAAGGCCGTGAAGGATATATTTCATGACAAAAGAGAAAAGTATGATGAATTTCTTGAAGTCATGAAGGACTTCAAGAGTCAGAG AATTGATACCAATGGAGTTATTTTGAGGGTGAAGGAGTTATTTAAAGGGCACCGTGATCTCATCTTGGGGTTTAACACCTTCTTGCCAAAGGGTTATGAGATTAAGCTACCAGAAGAAAAGAAACCGGTTGAGTTTGAGGAGGCAATTGATTTTGTTAATAAAATCAAG AACCGTTTTGAGAATGATGAGCATGTTTATAAGTCATTCTTAGATATATTGAATATGTACAGAAGAGAGAACAAGTCAATCCATGAGGTCTATGAAGAG GTAGCAGCCCTCTTTCAGAATCACCAAGATCTGCTAGAGGAATTCACACACTTTTTGCCTGATGCTTCAGCTATATCTGCTTCACATCACGGATATGCTGGTCGAGCATTTGGACGTCGAGATGACAGGAGCTCTATAATGTGTTCATCAAGGCATTTTCATGTGGATAAA CGGGATAGAGCTTATACATCACATGCTGATCGCGACTTCAGTGTCGATCGTCCTGAAATAGAGCATGACAAGAAGAGAAGGCGTCCAGAGAAAGAAAGGGATAGGAAGCCAGATAGTGACAGGAAAGATGATGAACGAGATGAGAAGGATTTGGAGCATGATAGTGGAGATTTAGATAGTATACAACATAGGCAAAAGTCTTCATTTCGAAGAGCTGATGATTCTATTGCTGAGCAGGTGCAGCCTGGAGCTGATGGTCCTGAGAACATTGACATGTATAGCATTTCATCTTCAATAATCGATGATAAAAATGCTTTGAAGA GTGTATATACTCGAGAATTTAATTTCTGTGAAAAAGTGAAGGAGAAATTGCATAGTGACACCTACCAGGAATTTTTGAAATGCCTTCACATATACAGCAAAGAGATAATAAATAGAACAGAGCTAAAGAATCTG GTAAATGACATCCTTGGAAAGTATCCAGATCTTATGGAAGGTTTCCATGAATTTTTGGCCCATTGTGAGAATATAG ATGGATTTCTTGAAGGGGTGTTCAACAAAA gacacatggctagacCTATTAAGATAGGGGATAAAGACAAAGAAAGGGACCAGGACATGGTTGAACGGGAAAAAGATGGTGAAAGGGAGAGAAACACTGAAAGGGAAAGAGTTGATAAAGCCATCTTGCAAAAGACTACTTTATTTACAAGCAAAGAAAAGTATAATTTGTGGAAACCAATTTCAGAGCTTGACCTTTCAAATTGCCAGCGCTGCACCCCAAGCTACCGCCTTCttccaaaaaat TATCCTATACCTCCCACTAGCCATAGAACTGAACTCGGAGAGTCAGTACTAAATGATGTTTGGGTGTCGGTGACTTCTGGAAGTGAGGATTACTCTTTCAAGCACATGCGAAAAAATCAATATGAAGAAAGCTTATTTAGATGTGAAGATGACAG ATTTGAGATGGATATGTTACTTGAATCAGTTAATACAACAACTAGGCGTGTGGAAGAATTGCTGGAAATGATGCAGGACCCTGTCAAATCAGAGAATCCTATTCATATTGAAGACCATCTTactt ATCTGAATTTGAGATGCATTGAACGATTATATGGAGATCATGGTCTTGATGTCATGGATATACTACGGAAAAATGCTAGTCTTGCATTGCCAGTGATACTAACCCGCCTGAAGCAAAAGCAAGAGGAGTGGTCTAGGTGCCATTCAGATTTCAATAAAGTTTGGGCGGAAATATATGCCAAAAATTATCACAAATCACTTGACCATCGCAGTTTCTATTTCAAACAACAAGATTCAAAGAATTTGAGCACAAAAA TTTTATTGAGTGAGATTAAAGAAATCAATGACAAGATGAAGAAGGAAGATGACATTCTTCATGCAGTTGCTGCTAAAAATAGGCATCCAATCATTCCCAATATGGAATTTAAGTATGCAGATGTAGACATCCATGAGGATTTATATCAGATTATAAAATATTCAAGTGGAGAAGTCTGCACATCTTCGGATCAGTTGGACAAAGTCATGAAATTATGGAGTACATTTTTGGAACCCTTGTTGGGTGTTCCCAATCGAAATCAAATTGTTGATGGCCAAGATGTAAAATCAAAGAGACGGGCTGCCAAATCCGCTGTCACAGGTTTGGCTGAAAACAATGTAAGTCCTGGCACTACCAAGCAATGTAATGGTGATGGGAATAATTTACATGAACAAGCAGGTCCATTCAGAACTGGCTTAGTAAATGGAGATGGAACTAGTACCCATGATGTAGATCGAGGTGCTCACCGTGGTGAAAATCATGtaaattctaatccaatacaAGTAAGAGTGCAGGACAATTCTATATCTGATGAAGGATCTCGGGCAGTTGTGCAAAATGTACCTGCAGAACATTTGCCAGGTGGCAATAATGTTGCAAGTAGAGCTGAAGTTCACCCTAGAACAAACCAGGAGAATACATCAG GGATTACTGCTGCATCTTTAAGAACAATGCATCTTGGAACAGAGATGCTAATGGAACATCAAGCAACTAGTGAACTTTTACCTTCTCTGGAG GTTGGACATTCGGGAAAGCCAGGTATATCAGCAAATGGTGGTGTTACTGTGGAATGCAACAAAAATCTTAGGCGTGAAGGTTCTGCTTCCCTTGATAATCTCAAAATTGAAAGAGAAGAAGGTGAATTGTCACCAACTGGAGATTTCGAAGAGGATAATTTTGTGGCTTTTGAAGATGCTGCTGTAACTACAGCAACTGAGCAGAAGAATACTTCTAATGCTGAAGTTGATGATGAGGATGAAGAAAGTGCTCAACGGTCCACTGAGATCAGTGAAAATGCATCAGAGGCTGGTGAGGATGCATCAGGCAGTGAATCTGGCAATGGTGAGGAATGCTCCCATGAAGATCGTGAGGAAGATGATGATGCAGAGCATGACGATCAGGATGCAAAGGCTGAAAGTGAGGGCGAGGCTGATGGAATGATCGAGGTGCACGATGCTGATGGGGAAATTACATCATTACCATACTCAGAAAGATTTATTAACACAGTGAAACCTCTTGCGAGGCATGTGCCTGCAACATTACATGATAACCATGATACATCCTCCTGTATATTTTATGGAAATGATTCATTCTATGTGCTGTTTCGGCTTCATCAG ATATTGTATGAAAGGATTTTATCCGCTAAGACTAACTCATCAACTGCTGAAAATAAATGGAGAACCTGTAAAGATTCAAATCCTCCTGATCTATATGCTAA ATTTACTAGTGCTTTATACAATCTACTTGATGGTTCCGCTGACAACACCAAGTTTGAAGATGATTGCCGTTCTATCATAGGAACTCAGTCTTATGTTCTTTTTACATTAGACAAGCTAATCTTTAAAGTCATTAAACAG CTTCAAGCAATAGCCTCAGATGAGATGGATAATAAACTTCTCCATCTATACTTGTATGAAAAATCGAGGGCAGGGAGGTCTTTTGATGTAGTTTATCATGAAAATGCTCGGATACTTTTGCATGATGAGAACACATACAGATTTGAATGT ATTTCTCAATCTTCAGATGTGATCCGACTATCAATCCAGCTAATGGATTATGGCCATGAAAAACCTGAAGTTACGGCTGTCTCAATTGATCCCAACTTTTCTTGTTATCTATACGGTGAATTTCTCTCAAGTGTCTCAGTTAGGAAAGGATTACATGGTGCCTTCCTGCGAAG GAATAAGCGTAAATATGGAAGTGCTGATGAGTATTCCACTACTTGCAAGGCTATGAAAGGAATTCAAGTACTCAATGGTTTGGAGTGCAAGGTATCTTGTAGTTCGTCTAAG GTGTCTTATGTTCTAGATACAGAAGATTTGTTGTTCCGAGTGAGAAAGAGAAGACGATACTCAAGTAGAGGGATGATATTAAGTAACCAAGCACACTCTGTACAAGTAAATGATTCTAAAGTACAGCGCTTCCATAATTTCATATCCAGTTTCATGACGAGTTCCTAA